Proteins encoded within one genomic window of Dyadobacter chenhuakuii:
- a CDS encoding ferritin-like domain-containing protein gives MKQTLTQISEPSEGAMLSKVGRRYFLRSAGVAAATGAFILGACTEQDLASDDTVNLGTGDLGILNYAYALEQLEAAFYTQVMMTPYLNMTDMEKWILTDIRDHEIIHREFFKTALGSNAIKGLTPNFSAIDFADRKSVLGAAKLFEDTGVAAYNGAGKLIKDVNYLLVAGKIVSVEARHASAIADLINPNALEFAGGQINNMGLENAYSPSVILSGVAPFIMDKISGKDLPR, from the coding sequence ATGAAACAAACATTAACTCAAATTTCTGAACCTTCTGAGGGCGCAATGCTATCAAAAGTGGGCAGACGTTACTTCCTGAGATCTGCGGGCGTTGCCGCTGCCACGGGAGCATTCATCCTTGGTGCCTGCACAGAGCAGGATCTGGCATCCGACGATACTGTAAACCTAGGAACAGGTGATCTTGGTATCCTTAATTATGCGTATGCATTGGAACAGCTTGAAGCTGCATTCTACACGCAAGTAATGATGACTCCTTATCTGAACATGACAGATATGGAAAAATGGATCCTTACCGACATTCGTGATCACGAAATCATCCACAGAGAATTTTTCAAAACAGCACTAGGCAGCAACGCTATCAAAGGCCTTACTCCTAATTTTTCTGCTATTGACTTTGCTGACCGCAAGAGTGTACTTGGAGCGGCAAAATTGTTTGAAGATACTGGCGTAGCTGCTTACAACGGCGCTGGCAAGCTGATTAAGGACGTTAATTATCTGCTTGTTGCTGGTAAGATCGTATCTGTTGAAGCAAGACACGCTTCTGCAATCGCCGATTTGATCAACCCGAATGCATTGGAATTCGCAGGTGGACAGATCAACAATATGGGCTTGGAAAATGCTTATTCTCCGTCCGTAATTTTGAGCGGTGTTGCACCATTTATTATGGATAAAATCAGTGGAAAAGATCTGCCACGCTAA
- a CDS encoding DUF4394 domain-containing protein: protein MNISKILRSVSGSSLLLAGLVFVNQACTEQTQLDSQPVPLVSAPNQIFYALTSDNKIYELNVQNPGTPIRTLTISAGLEPDEKLLSIDFRPATGQLYAVGNKNHIYTVNLRSDINPGRVTVISPVPFNPGISGPEVVGFDFNPTVDRIRLVTNTAQNLRLHPETNALAALDGYLKGYNDVKVAAAAYTNNVAGATTTQLYDIDPDVDKLFLQMPPNDGVLKEVGPLGTDIQDVGGFDISSVNNYAIASVKVNNIWELAEINLSTGALSKIGNLPAGKIIGVAIPTSPVAYAVDASNKLLIFNPMNAGTRIEKAITGLPMGVNIEGIDFRPADGRLHALGSDGKLYGLDLASAAAKALPPLHYLGDPNFKVMGTSFGFDFNPVADRLRIVSNTGQNLRINVTSGITLLDGPLKLVPGPGTPFVNAAAYTNSFAGTTSTVLYDIDSESNSLFKQNPPNDGGLEKIGALGIDIDAASGFDIGGTTGMAYALLTVGGNTGLYSINLTTGSATKVSDFAGSVKGFALGFGL, encoded by the coding sequence ATGAACATCTCTAAAATTTTGCGTTCCGTCTCGGGCAGTTCGCTGCTTCTCGCTGGTCTGGTCTTCGTCAATCAGGCATGTACAGAACAAACCCAACTTGACAGCCAGCCGGTGCCGCTGGTGAGCGCTCCTAACCAGATTTTTTACGCATTAACAAGCGACAACAAGATTTATGAATTAAATGTACAAAACCCAGGTACGCCCATCCGCACACTTACGATCTCCGCAGGATTAGAGCCGGATGAAAAATTATTGAGTATTGATTTCCGCCCTGCCACAGGTCAGCTTTATGCAGTTGGAAACAAAAATCACATCTACACCGTTAATCTCCGCTCCGACATTAACCCGGGAAGAGTTACAGTTATTAGCCCTGTTCCATTTAATCCTGGCATTTCGGGCCCGGAAGTGGTTGGTTTTGACTTCAACCCAACTGTTGACCGCATCAGACTGGTTACAAACACAGCGCAAAATTTACGTTTACACCCTGAAACCAACGCATTAGCTGCGCTTGATGGTTATCTGAAAGGTTATAATGATGTGAAAGTGGCTGCTGCTGCTTATACAAACAATGTTGCCGGTGCAACAACTACACAGCTTTACGACATTGATCCGGACGTTGACAAGCTTTTCCTGCAAATGCCTCCTAATGATGGTGTTTTGAAAGAAGTTGGCCCGTTAGGAACTGACATTCAGGATGTAGGCGGATTTGATATTTCTTCGGTTAACAACTACGCGATTGCATCCGTTAAGGTTAACAACATTTGGGAACTTGCCGAAATTAATCTTTCGACAGGTGCGCTTTCGAAAATCGGAAACCTGCCTGCTGGTAAGATCATTGGCGTTGCCATTCCTACCAGCCCGGTTGCTTATGCGGTTGATGCTTCCAACAAGCTGCTGATCTTCAACCCGATGAATGCCGGAACACGCATCGAAAAAGCGATTACAGGCTTGCCAATGGGCGTTAATATCGAAGGAATCGACTTCCGTCCTGCGGATGGCCGCTTGCACGCACTGGGTTCTGATGGAAAACTGTACGGACTTGATCTGGCATCAGCTGCTGCAAAAGCGCTTCCTCCCTTGCATTATCTTGGTGATCCTAACTTTAAAGTAATGGGCACAAGCTTCGGCTTCGACTTCAACCCTGTTGCTGACAGGCTGCGCATCGTGAGCAACACAGGACAAAATCTGCGAATCAATGTTACCAGCGGCATTACACTGCTTGACGGACCATTGAAATTGGTGCCGGGACCTGGCACGCCATTCGTGAATGCTGCGGCCTATACAAACAGCTTTGCGGGCACAACCAGCACGGTGCTATATGATATCGACAGCGAGTCGAATTCATTATTCAAACAAAATCCACCAAATGACGGCGGTCTCGAAAAAATCGGTGCGTTGGGCATTGATATCGATGCAGCCAGCGGATTTGATATCGGCGGCACTACGGGCATGGCTTACGCTTTGCTTACGGTAGGCGGAAACACCGGACTATACTCCATTAACCTGACCACCGGAAGCGCAACGAAAGTTTCTGATTTCGCAGGATCTGTAAAAGGTTTTGCACTGGGCTTTGGGTTGTAA
- a CDS encoding ABC transporter ATP-binding protein, producing MSIWQIFQRLQPYVKPYNKQIVFALFLTLLGAVTAQVNPWVLRYTVDSVQAMLDRNWGIIQGKDLLIKISLILFVKEIVNSLIVFGQRYFGEKIRIKVSSDLAQEAISRILTYNLAFYSDNDNQKGKLQTRIDRGVESLTKLIQNFFIDILPLFANSIVALAIMFSANFYVGAIALAILPVYFWISYKQAGELQGVRRKLKRQRENKSSGLINLIESIIVIKSFVREIFEGQKQYQTQMELMETQLKTRRTNFAYDGIKSFIEQIGVVLIIILTAYLVLDQQMSIGAIMFHILLFNNVSAPIRQLHRIYDEMNDALTYSEGFFEILDADNAVEQSGKVIPETIRGDYALNDVSFTYPNGTKALFNINVNIKSGQTTALVGLSGAGKSTLINLLIGFYAPDSGTLTLDGRPLEDYDLPALRNSIGMVLQKNHIFKGSIAENIRYGQMNATQEELIAAARKAYLHDQIMELPAQYETDAQMLSGGQQQRIAIARLFLKNPPVIFLDEPTASLDAIATEQIKNSLDAIKEGRTVVIISHSLSQILDSDQIYVMKKGSIAEFGTHTELYEKEGVYREIFDASARSLNLDKMIGMMSKE from the coding sequence ATGAGTATCTGGCAAATATTCCAGCGCCTGCAGCCTTACGTAAAGCCGTATAACAAACAAATCGTTTTCGCGCTCTTCCTTACACTGCTTGGCGCGGTGACTGCCCAGGTTAACCCCTGGGTTTTGCGTTATACAGTGGATTCCGTGCAGGCAATGCTCGACAGAAACTGGGGCATCATTCAAGGTAAGGATTTGCTGATCAAGATTTCCCTCATTCTTTTTGTAAAGGAAATTGTTAACTCGCTCATCGTTTTTGGCCAGCGTTATTTTGGTGAAAAAATCAGGATTAAGGTGTCCAGCGATCTCGCTCAGGAAGCCATCAGCAGAATCCTCACCTATAACCTCGCCTTTTACAGCGACAATGACAATCAGAAAGGTAAGCTGCAAACCCGCATAGACCGTGGTGTGGAAAGCCTTACCAAACTGATTCAGAACTTTTTTATTGACATTCTCCCGCTTTTTGCCAATTCCATCGTTGCGCTTGCGATCATGTTCTCTGCCAATTTTTATGTCGGAGCGATTGCCCTTGCGATCTTACCGGTTTACTTCTGGATCAGTTACAAGCAGGCGGGCGAATTGCAGGGCGTAAGGCGCAAACTGAAAAGGCAACGAGAGAATAAAAGCAGTGGATTGATCAACCTGATCGAGTCTATCATTGTCATCAAATCATTTGTAAGGGAAATATTTGAGGGGCAAAAGCAGTATCAGACACAGATGGAGCTGATGGAGACGCAACTCAAAACGCGCCGCACCAACTTTGCCTACGATGGCATTAAGAGCTTTATCGAGCAAATCGGCGTCGTGCTGATCATCATTCTTACGGCCTATCTTGTGCTGGATCAGCAGATGTCCATCGGCGCGATTATGTTCCATATCCTGCTTTTCAATAATGTGTCCGCCCCTATCCGCCAGCTGCACCGGATCTACGATGAGATGAACGACGCATTGACCTATTCCGAAGGCTTTTTTGAAATACTGGACGCCGATAATGCAGTTGAACAAAGTGGAAAGGTTATTCCCGAGACGATCCGCGGCGATTATGCCTTGAACGATGTTTCCTTTACTTATCCGAATGGCACCAAAGCATTGTTTAATATCAATGTCAACATTAAATCCGGGCAAACGACTGCGCTGGTTGGGTTGTCGGGAGCTGGAAAAAGCACATTGATCAACTTACTCATTGGTTTTTATGCGCCGGATTCCGGCACGCTTACGCTGGACGGGCGTCCTCTGGAAGATTATGATCTGCCCGCATTGCGTAACTCCATCGGAATGGTTTTACAGAAAAACCACATTTTTAAAGGGTCTATTGCGGAAAATATCCGTTACGGGCAAATGAATGCAACCCAGGAAGAGTTGATCGCCGCAGCTCGAAAAGCATATCTGCACGATCAGATTATGGAGTTGCCTGCGCAATACGAAACCGACGCACAAATGCTTTCAGGAGGTCAGCAGCAACGCATTGCCATTGCACGACTTTTTCTGAAAAATCCACCCGTCATTTTCCTCGACGAACCCACAGCCAGCCTTGACGCCATTGCAACCGAGCAGATTAAAAACAGTCTGGATGCCATTAAAGAAGGCAGGACTGTTGTTATCATTTCTCATAGCCTATCTCAAATCCTGGATTCGGATCAGATTTATGTCATGAAAAAAGGAAGCATCGCAGAGTTCGGGACGCACACCGAACTGTATGAGAAAGAGGGCGTTTACAGGGAAATATTTGACGCTTCGGCCAGGAGCCTCAACCTGGATAAGATGATCGGCATGATGTCCAAAGAATAA
- a CDS encoding DEAD/DEAH box helicase yields MTFEELNLTKPLLQALADLNYETPTTIQHKVFSVMMSGKDVCGIAQTGTGKTFAYLLPTLRQIEFSKDRLPQLLILVPTRELVVQVVEEVKKLSAYLTLQVVGAYGGGNIKVQMAELKNGADVVVATPGRLFDLALNGSLKTKAIKKLVIDEVDEMLNLGFRTQLKNILDLLPQKRQNLLFSATLTPEVEALMQTYFNNPVRIEAAPVGTPLENIEQKAYYVPNFYTKVNLLDLLLEENPDMTKVLVFVATKKLADQLFGQLEMGYLNKIGVIHSNKEQNHRFNTVKQFHEGNYRVLIATDIIARGLDVAEVSHVFNFDIPEIPENYIHRIGRTGRADKKGVAISFITEGEKERQEQIEELMNYQIPIADLPENLKISEILTPDEEPQIYMKSIDVKLPKREAGGGAFHEKIDKNKKVNVRRNHAQEKMQKYGRPIKRSGKK; encoded by the coding sequence ATGACTTTTGAAGAATTAAATCTCACCAAACCTCTATTACAGGCCCTCGCTGATCTGAATTACGAAACGCCGACAACGATCCAGCATAAGGTTTTTTCAGTAATGATGTCTGGGAAAGATGTATGCGGGATTGCGCAAACCGGAACTGGAAAAACTTTCGCATATCTGCTCCCTACCCTCCGGCAAATCGAGTTTTCCAAAGATCGCCTCCCACAATTGCTGATTCTGGTGCCTACGCGCGAGCTTGTGGTGCAAGTGGTGGAAGAGGTGAAAAAACTGAGCGCATACCTGACCTTGCAGGTGGTTGGAGCATATGGCGGTGGCAATATTAAAGTACAAATGGCTGAGCTGAAAAACGGGGCAGACGTTGTTGTCGCTACACCCGGCCGGCTTTTCGACCTGGCATTGAATGGCTCGCTCAAAACCAAAGCAATTAAGAAACTGGTGATTGATGAAGTGGACGAAATGCTCAACCTGGGCTTTCGTACGCAGCTAAAAAATATTCTTGACCTCCTGCCGCAAAAACGCCAGAACCTGCTTTTCTCGGCAACATTAACGCCGGAGGTTGAAGCATTAATGCAGACTTACTTTAATAACCCGGTAAGAATTGAGGCAGCACCGGTGGGCACACCATTGGAAAACATTGAACAGAAAGCGTATTACGTTCCGAACTTTTATACCAAAGTAAACCTGCTGGATCTGCTGCTGGAAGAAAATCCGGATATGACCAAGGTGCTGGTGTTTGTCGCTACTAAAAAGCTGGCCGACCAGCTCTTCGGACAACTGGAAATGGGTTACCTGAACAAGATAGGCGTCATCCACTCTAACAAGGAACAAAATCACAGATTTAACACTGTTAAGCAATTTCACGAAGGCAATTATCGCGTTCTGATCGCCACAGACATCATTGCGCGCGGATTGGACGTTGCAGAAGTTTCCCACGTTTTCAATTTTGACATTCCGGAAATCCCTGAAAATTACATTCATCGCATCGGCCGGACTGGTCGCGCGGATAAAAAAGGCGTAGCCATTTCCTTTATTACAGAAGGTGAAAAAGAACGCCAGGAGCAGATCGAGGAGTTGATGAATTACCAGATCCCGATCGCAGATCTTCCCGAAAACCTTAAAATATCAGAAATCCTTACGCCGGATGAAGAGCCGCAGATCTACATGAAGAGCATTGATGTGAAGCTGCCCAAAAGAGAAGCAGGCGGCGGTGCATTTCACGAAAAGATAGATAAGAATAAGAAGGTAAACGTCAGAAGAAATCACGCGCAGGAAAAAATGCAGAAATACGGACGCCCTATCAAGCGCTCCGGCAAAAAGTAG
- a CDS encoding porin family protein codes for MKNCIILLLAVTLFVTQAQAQENVSIGPIVGVSIANFRGDVANTDWKPGITVGGFYNYSSESGFGFSGQLLFTQMGAQNNNKTNELNLNYIQAPLLATFFFGQYGDKVRPKIFLGPSLNFLVGARDKDGNNLNGDSNNRVYSPFDLGLTFGAGINIRLQEKIWLNLDARYGLGLIDVTKDGNTNVKNQNFGINAGLSFPLGTYNSNTGRLRTR; via the coding sequence ATGAAAAATTGTATTATTCTATTACTTGCGGTTACATTGTTTGTAACGCAGGCACAAGCACAAGAGAATGTTTCCATTGGACCTATTGTTGGGGTTTCCATCGCTAATTTCAGGGGAGACGTGGCTAATACGGACTGGAAACCAGGCATAACGGTCGGTGGTTTCTACAATTACAGTTCAGAATCCGGCTTTGGATTTAGCGGACAACTCTTGTTTACGCAGATGGGCGCTCAGAACAACAACAAGACAAATGAGCTTAACCTGAACTACATTCAGGCTCCGTTGTTGGCAACATTTTTCTTCGGACAGTATGGTGACAAAGTTCGCCCGAAAATTTTCCTGGGACCAAGCCTTAACTTTCTAGTAGGCGCACGGGACAAAGACGGAAACAACCTGAATGGCGATTCCAACAACCGCGTTTATTCTCCATTTGACCTTGGGTTGACTTTCGGAGCAGGGATTAACATTCGTCTGCAGGAAAAAATCTGGCTGAACCTGGACGCACGTTATGGATTAGGCCTTATTGATGTAACCAAAGATGGCAACACCAATGTGAAGAACCAAAATTTCGGAATCAATGCTGGTCTTAGCTTCCCGCTTGGAACTTACAACAGCAACACCGGCAGATTGAGGACGCGTTAA
- the purN gene encoding phosphoribosylglycinamide formyltransferase: MKRLAIFASGSGSNAEKIAEYFAERQDVEVSLIFTNNPQAGVIKRACKLQIPVVFFDKKTFYDTRKVLQILQNERIDLVVLAGFMLLVPALLVEAFPNKIINIHPALLPKYGGKGMYGQFVHEAVVNAKESESGITIHYVNENYDEGNVIFQATCPVAPTDTSDDVANKIHALEHENYPRVIDEVLYQKR; the protein is encoded by the coding sequence ATGAAACGACTTGCCATCTTCGCCTCCGGATCCGGATCAAATGCGGAAAAAATCGCTGAATATTTTGCTGAGCGGCAAGATGTAGAAGTGTCACTGATTTTCACCAACAATCCTCAGGCCGGTGTAATCAAGAGGGCTTGTAAGTTGCAGATCCCTGTTGTGTTTTTCGATAAAAAGACATTCTACGACACACGCAAAGTGCTTCAAATTCTGCAAAATGAAAGAATTGACCTGGTCGTGCTTGCAGGTTTCATGCTATTGGTTCCTGCCTTGCTGGTGGAAGCTTTCCCTAACAAAATCATCAACATTCATCCCGCTTTACTCCCTAAATATGGTGGAAAGGGCATGTACGGGCAGTTTGTCCACGAAGCGGTTGTGAATGCAAAAGAGTCCGAATCCGGCATTACGATCCATTATGTGAACGAAAATTATGACGAAGGAAACGTAATTTTCCAAGCCACCTGCCCCGTTGCTCCTACCGACACTTCGGACGATGTGGCAAATAAGATCCATGCATTGGAACACGAAAATTACCCGCGCGTGATTGACGAGGTTCTTTATCAAAAGCGCTAG
- a CDS encoding TapB family protein, translated as MKKLLLWSLLLLFFIQTKSIAQDCGGLVLKQGSGFEMMNYDGKGKETGKIIYKILDVSTEGAFTVFNIEMEAMNPKGKSELKNVYKMKCDGNVISMDAKSLISQEQLKSFQNMEMKFTYENIEYPTKYNVGDKLKDASVKGNGQSGPMAVNFDMMIKNRNVTGQEKLTLPAGTFDAYKIKSDLSFEMRMGFPVKMEMESISYRAPGVAWDLKTETYRKGKLIGRSELTKIY; from the coding sequence ATGAAAAAACTGCTGTTGTGGAGCCTGCTGCTGCTCTTTTTTATCCAAACAAAATCCATTGCCCAGGACTGCGGCGGTCTTGTATTAAAGCAAGGCAGCGGATTTGAGATGATGAACTACGATGGGAAGGGAAAGGAAACTGGAAAGATCATTTACAAGATCCTGGACGTTTCGACAGAGGGCGCTTTTACGGTTTTCAACATTGAAATGGAAGCAATGAATCCTAAGGGCAAGTCGGAGCTGAAAAACGTTTATAAAATGAAATGCGACGGAAATGTGATCAGCATGGACGCCAAATCGCTCATCAGCCAGGAGCAACTCAAATCATTCCAGAATATGGAAATGAAATTTACCTACGAAAACATTGAATATCCGACCAAATACAATGTCGGGGATAAATTAAAAGATGCGTCTGTGAAAGGAAATGGTCAGTCGGGGCCTATGGCAGTGAATTTTGATATGATGATAAAAAACCGAAATGTTACCGGCCAGGAAAAACTTACTCTGCCAGCCGGAACATTTGATGCCTACAAGATCAAATCAGATCTGAGTTTTGAAATGAGAATGGGCTTTCCTGTAAAAATGGAAATGGAAAGTATTTCCTACCGCGCACCCGGCGTTGCCTGGGATTTGAAAACGGAAACTTACCGTAAAGGCAAGCTGATCGGGCGCAGCGAACTCACGAAAATTTATTGA
- a CDS encoding geranylgeranylglycerol-phosphate geranylgeranyltransferase: MNVSARPKITLWDYITGSARLVRMTNLVIVVVTQYFTRILLIGPRDEWRSIIANADMFFLSLSTVCIAAAGYIINDYFDIKIDIVNKPERVVVGRYLKRRWAMGAHQILNVLGAVLGLVVSPYIFVINVFSITLLWFYSERYKRLPFIGNFIVSLLTGFSLLILTVHFPANRHLVFIYAVFSFFISLVREIVKDMEDIKGDEAHGCRTLPIIWGIRQTKNFLYVILLMFVTTLFVMARALDNNVLIILFFLLLIPIALLTASLARADTRRDFKRISSLCKIIMLLGLITMVWA, encoded by the coding sequence ATGAATGTGTCTGCCAGACCAAAAATTACTTTATGGGATTACATTACCGGAAGTGCCCGTCTGGTCCGTATGACCAATCTGGTGATTGTGGTCGTAACGCAGTATTTTACACGCATTCTCCTCATAGGCCCCCGCGACGAATGGCGCAGCATCATCGCGAATGCGGATATGTTCTTCCTATCGCTTTCCACAGTCTGCATCGCCGCAGCGGGCTACATTATCAATGATTATTTTGACATAAAAATCGACATTGTAAACAAACCCGAACGTGTTGTCGTGGGGCGCTATCTGAAACGGCGCTGGGCAATGGGCGCACATCAGATCCTTAATGTTTTAGGCGCAGTGTTGGGGCTTGTGGTCAGTCCTTACATATTTGTGATCAATGTTTTCTCAATTACACTACTCTGGTTTTATTCCGAGCGTTATAAGCGACTTCCTTTTATAGGCAACTTTATCGTTTCGCTGCTTACCGGTTTCTCTCTGCTGATCCTTACAGTCCATTTTCCGGCAAATCGCCATTTGGTGTTCATTTATGCGGTTTTCTCTTTCTTTATTTCCCTCGTCCGTGAAATTGTGAAGGACATGGAAGACATCAAGGGCGACGAAGCGCATGGCTGCCGCACATTGCCTATCATATGGGGCATCCGCCAGACCAAAAACTTCCTGTATGTGATTCTTTTAATGTTCGTTACCACTTTATTTGTGATGGCGCGGGCGCTGGACAATAATGTGCTGATCATCTTGTTCTTCCTCCTTTTGATCCCCATTGCCCTGCTTACGGCAAGCCTGGCTCGGGCGGATACACGTCGTGATTTCAAGCGTATCAGCAGCCTGTGCAAGATCATTATGCTGCTTGGCCTCATTACGATGGTTTGGGCATAG